One segment of Papaver somniferum cultivar HN1 unplaced genomic scaffold, ASM357369v1 unplaced-scaffold_81, whole genome shotgun sequence DNA contains the following:
- the LOC113345303 gene encoding uncharacterized protein LOC113345303 translates to MVKEMSGLWRRRKYEFRKAYYDPYDTHEERILHIPPNVKKEEWIDFCKNESTEKAQESRAENKRKIELYDYSHTTGRKPHSLVKDELERENPEVEISTSDVWIKAHTQEGGEFLPSSQRSFDDLKKAQEDIKGKKDAGVPVSDLDVMTKVFQKECR, encoded by the exons ATGGTTAAGGAGATGTCTGGTCTATGGAGGAGACGAAAGTATGAGTTTCGAAAAGCATATTATGATCCTTATGATActcatgaagaaaggattctaCATATTCCTCCAAATGTTAAAAAAGAGGAGTGGATAGATTTCTGCAAGAATGAAAGCACTGAAAAAGCACAGGAAAGCAGAGCTGAGAACAAGAGGAAAATAGAACTATATGATTACTCTCACACCACTGGTCGTAAACCTCATTCTTTGGTGAAAGATGAACTG GAGCGCGAGAATCCTGAAGTGGAAATCAGCACCTCTGATGTGTGGATTAAAGCTCATACCCAAGAGGGTGGGGAATTTCTGCCTAGTTCGCAAAGATCCTTT GATGACCTTAAGAAGGCCCAAGAAGATATCAAGGGGAAAAAAGATGCGGGTGTTCCTGTATCAGATTTGGATGTAATGACTAAAGTTTTTCAGAAGGAATGTAGATGA